A DNA window from Portunus trituberculatus isolate SZX2019 chromosome 47, ASM1759143v1, whole genome shotgun sequence contains the following coding sequences:
- the LOC123520572 gene encoding LOW QUALITY PROTEIN: sialin-like (The sequence of the model RefSeq protein was modified relative to this genomic sequence to represent the inferred CDS: deleted 1 base in 1 codon), whose translation MGVESSGSDGCVGEAKETGRRVTVNDGLVLTGDLEVETNKGAILSYAAESSHTAITSSDTSSCSWWNARNALGVLIFLGLMVAFLLRVALSITIVAMVTRNVTVTLNNDTCPVTDEDLSDSYVQGEFAWDDQTQSIILGAFFYGYTATNFIGGRAAEYLGGRLMFGLGIVIPSILTLFSPLCIYTSPNLFIALRVLEGLTQGMVFPSVHLMIAAWIPPKDKAKYSSFVISGSNFGTVLAMSVGGWLCNTTFLGGWPSVFYIFGGLGVIWGILWFLFAHDLPEHHPKISRSELQYILDHRYYVKRDKVEAIPWQHIVTSVPFWAIMAASFCDNFSFYTLLTELPTYFSNMLHFDIASNGLRSALPYAIQCVTSVLWGIFINALHSRNYVSLGMVRKLSTSIALYVSAAGLVAMIWVECDPVWAIIVMCLSVSATGPINSGSALSEQDIAPNFAGTLKGLTNTLGSATGFLAPAVTGAIIKNNQTLKAWNTVFIISASFNVFFCSIFVIFGTAKVQSWNYPQPRGHVIVSTIPNIQ comes from the exons ATGGGTGTGGAGAGTTCGGGCAGCGATGGTTGCGTAGGTGAGGCGAAGGAGACCGGGAGGCGCGTTACAGTGAATGATGGCCTGGTGCTCACTGGTGATTTGGAGGTGGAGACGAACAAAGGAGCAATTTTGTCATATGCCGCCGAATCGTCGCATACAGCCATTACTTCTAGCG ACACAAGCAGCTGCTCGTGGTGGAATGCTAGAAACGCTTTGGGAGTGTTGATCTTCCTGGGACTGATGGTGGCGTTCCTACTCAGAGTGGCCCTCTCCATCACCATTGTGGCCATGGTGACCAGAAACGTGACCGTGACGCTGAACAACGACACCTGCCCAGTCACTGACGAGGATCTCAGCGATAGTTATGTA CAAGGTGAATTTGCCTGGGACGACCAAACACAATCGATTATTTTGGGTGCTTTCTTCTACGGCTACACGGCAACAAACTTCATCGGGGGTCGCGCGGCGGAATACCTTGGGGGGCGCCTCATGTTCGGCCTGGGCATTGTCATTCCCTCCATCCTGACGCTGTTCTCACCTTTGTGTATTTATACTTCGCCAAATCTGTTCATTGCCCTCAGAGTGTTGGAGGGACTGACGCAG GGGATGGTGTTTCCCTCGGTGCACTTGATGATTGCAGCCTGGATCCCGCCCAAGGACAAAGCCAAATACTCCAGCTTTGTGATATCAG GTTCGAATTTTGGAACGGTGCTGGCAATGTCAGTGGGTGGCTGGCTCTGCAACACCACCTTCTTGGGCGGGTGGCCTTCCGTCTTCTACATATTTGGAGGTTTGGGTGTT ATTTGGGGAATTCTGTGGTTTCTCTTTGCACACGACCTTCCGGAGCACCACCCGAAGATCTCCCGCTCAGAACTGCAGTACATCTTGGATCACCGCTACTACGTCAAGAGAGACAAG GTGGAGGCCATTCCCTGGCAACACATCGTGACGTCAGTTCCGTTTTGGGCCATCATGGCGGCAAGTTTCTGTGATAACTTCAGCTTCTATACTCTCCTAACAGAACTTCCCACATACTTTAGCAATATGTTGCACTTCGATATAGCTAGT AATGGGTTACGCTCGGCCCTGCCATACGCCATCCAATGTGTGACATCTGTGCTGTGGGGCATCTTTATAAACGCCTTGCACTCCAGAAATTACGTCTCCCTCGGGATGGTTCGAAAGTTGTCAACATCGATAg CCCTGTACGTGTCGGCTGCTGGGTTGGTGGCAATGATATGGGTTGAGTGCGATCCTGTGTGGGCCATCATAGTCATGTGCTTGTCGGTGAGCGCCACAGGACCCATCAACAGCGGCTCCGCTTTATCCGAACAGGACATCGCCCCAAACTTTGCCGGCACGCTCAAGGGCCTCACCAACACCCTGGGCTCTGCCACGGGCTTTCTCGCGCCGGCCGTGACAGGAGCCATTATCAAAAACAAT CAAACTCTGAAGGCGTGGAACactgttttcatcatttctgCTTCATTCAACGTGTTCTTCTGCTCCATCTTTGTCATCTTCGGAACAGCGAAGGTTCAGTCCTGGAATTACCCGCAGCCACGCGGACACGTCATCGTTAGTACGATTCccaatatacaataa